From Vicinamibacterales bacterium, the proteins below share one genomic window:
- a CDS encoding DUF1501 domain-containing protein: protein MSMLQEITRRHFFQQSGFGIGYAALKSLLDQPRADAPARAKRVIYLFMAGAPSQIDLFDHKPALQRHDGNPLPDEFLPKGERFAFIKGTPKLLGSPYRFARHGASGAEISELLPYTAKVADDIAIVRSLHTTQFNHAPGQIFMNTGSQVIGRPSLGAWLTYGLGSESRDLPGFIVLLSGENAPDGGKSCWGSGFLPTVHQGVEFRSKGDPVLFVSNPAGVDSAARRASLDLVRDLNQAHRADVGDPEIDTRIAAYEMAYRMQSSVPELTDISQEPAAIHELYGTQPGQVSFANNCLLARRLVERGVRFVQLYHRGWDTHGSGVGDDIVVKLPKLCQEVDRASCALITDLKQRGLLEDTLVIWGGEFGRTPMNEARNGSKLLGRDHHPRAFTMWMAGAGVKKGITIGRTDDLGYNVVEDPVDVHDLHATILHLLGVDHTKLTYRFQGRDFRLTDVSGNVVRKLLA, encoded by the coding sequence ATGAGCATGCTTCAGGAGATCACGCGCCGGCACTTCTTCCAGCAGAGCGGCTTCGGCATCGGCTACGCGGCGCTCAAGTCGCTGCTCGATCAGCCGCGCGCGGATGCGCCGGCACGCGCGAAGCGGGTCATCTACCTGTTCATGGCCGGCGCGCCGTCGCAGATCGACCTGTTCGATCACAAGCCGGCGCTGCAGCGGCACGACGGCAACCCCCTTCCAGACGAGTTCCTGCCGAAAGGGGAGCGCTTCGCGTTCATCAAAGGGACGCCGAAGCTGCTCGGATCGCCCTACCGGTTCGCCCGCCACGGGGCGAGCGGCGCCGAGATCTCGGAGCTGCTGCCGTACACCGCGAAGGTTGCCGATGACATCGCGATCGTGCGGTCGCTGCACACGACGCAGTTCAATCACGCGCCCGGCCAGATCTTCATGAACACCGGCAGCCAGGTGATCGGCCGCCCGAGCCTCGGCGCGTGGCTGACGTACGGGCTCGGCAGCGAGAGCCGGGACCTGCCCGGCTTCATCGTGCTGCTCTCGGGTGAAAACGCGCCCGACGGCGGCAAGTCGTGCTGGGGCAGCGGATTCCTCCCGACCGTCCACCAGGGCGTGGAATTCCGGTCGAAGGGGGATCCGGTGCTGTTCGTGTCCAATCCGGCGGGGGTCGACAGCGCCGCGCGGCGCGCCTCGCTGGACCTGGTGCGCGATCTGAACCAGGCGCACCGCGCCGACGTCGGCGATCCGGAGATCGACACCCGCATCGCCGCCTACGAAATGGCGTATCGCATGCAGTCGAGCGTGCCCGAGCTGACCGACATTTCGCAGGAGCCCGCGGCGATCCACGAGCTCTATGGGACGCAGCCGGGACAGGTCTCGTTCGCCAACAACTGCCTGCTCGCGCGGCGCCTCGTCGAGCGCGGCGTGCGCTTCGTCCAGCTCTATCACCGCGGCTGGGACACGCACGGATCGGGCGTCGGCGACGACATCGTGGTGAAACTGCCGAAGCTGTGCCAGGAGGTCGACCGCGCGAGCTGCGCGCTGATCACCGATCTCAAGCAGCGAGGGCTGCTGGAGGACACGCTGGTGATCTGGGGCGGCGAATTCGGCCGCACGCCGATGAACGAGGCGCGCAACGGCTCGAAGCTGCTGGGCCGCGACCATCATCCGCGCGCGTTCACGATGTGGATGGCGGGCGCCGGCGTGAAGAAGGGAATCACGATCGGGCGCACGGACGATCTCGGCTACAACGTCGTGGAGGATCCCGTCGACGTCCACGATCTCCATGCCACGATCCTGCACCTGCTCGGCGTGGATCACACGAAGCTGACCTACCGCTTCCAGGGCCGCGACTTCCGCCTGACGGACGTCAGCGGCAACGTGGTGCGCAAGCTGCTGGCCTGA
- a CDS encoding PSD1 and planctomycete cytochrome C domain-containing protein, with amino-acid sequence MAAPAGMPEISRFLTFARRAATAALIALIAGRVAAARQQGSAPQSPVDFARDIQPILEARCYECHGPKKARNGLRLDLRAAAFRGGDSGSAIVPGDSERSLLVRRIRGLDGEEPMPKDAEPLTAPQIALIRAWIDQGAAWPGQPGAEPAAAGEPESTHWAYVRPVAAHPPAAGNAAWPRNDIDRFVLARLEKERLPPSSEAAFETLVRRVSLDLIGLPPTLAELDAALADAAANGRDAAYEHVVDRLLASPHYGERWARPWLDLARYADSHGYEKDRLRVMWKYRDWVIDALNADMPFDRFTIEQIAGDMLPGATEAQRIASGFHRNTMLNQEGGIDVEEARWETLVDRVNTTATVWLGSTLGCAQCHNHKYDPFTQRDFYRMLAFFENVEYTIAGQAGGDRFADEPQISLPTAEQETRRKALQAELDKHNASLRADSPARAAAQARWEQSLLAAERAWIPLTVERFDSSGGSTGERLADKSVLVSGPNPAANTYTVAARAPVPGITAIRIEALPDARLPGGGPGRDPYGNFVLSALTVTTGNGASVPLAPIKTDDGSVSSAGWVVDATRDPAGRVRRQGIFVADRPLGAAGAALQFSIVTTAPVGQGLGRFRLSVTTSPSPLRAVSVAARLRPSLLTPRARRTEQQTRDLAARFRAVSPLFKTTRDRVEALQKSLRELGIVSAMVMKEKPGYERPSTWVRRRGAFLDRAEQVYAAVPSFLPALPDDVMPNRLGLARWLVDERNPLTARVTVNRAWEQFFGRGLVETSEDFGSQGAAPSHPDLLDWLAVTFVKQGWRLKPLHRLIVMSATYRQASAITPPLAERDPDNRLFARGPRFRVEAEMVRDIGLTASGLLSRRIGGPSVFPPQPDGIWQNPYSSDRWVPSTGEDRYRRGLYTFLRRTAPYPAFTTFDSTSREACTVRRVRTNTPLQALTMLNDEAFFEMAGALGRRMMTEPEIEPSADPVRVRAAYGFRLVTSRAPKPQELDLIVAMFRRHPDWTLVANALLNLDETITKE; translated from the coding sequence ATGGCCGCGCCCGCAGGGATGCCCGAGATCTCCCGCTTCCTGACGTTTGCGCGGCGCGCCGCGACGGCGGCGCTGATCGCCCTCATCGCCGGCCGCGTCGCGGCCGCGCGGCAGCAGGGATCGGCGCCCCAGTCGCCGGTCGACTTCGCCCGCGATATCCAGCCGATCCTGGAGGCCCGCTGTTACGAATGCCACGGCCCGAAGAAGGCGAGGAACGGGCTGCGGCTGGACCTCCGTGCCGCGGCGTTCAGAGGCGGCGACAGCGGGTCGGCGATCGTCCCCGGCGACAGCGAGCGCAGCCTTCTCGTCCGTCGCATCCGCGGTCTGGACGGCGAAGAGCCGATGCCGAAGGATGCGGAGCCGCTGACGGCGCCGCAGATCGCGTTGATTCGTGCCTGGATCGATCAGGGGGCCGCGTGGCCGGGCCAGCCGGGGGCCGAGCCCGCCGCCGCCGGCGAACCCGAATCCACGCATTGGGCGTACGTGCGGCCCGTTGCCGCGCATCCGCCCGCCGCCGGAAACGCGGCCTGGCCGCGCAACGACATCGATCGCTTCGTCCTCGCCCGCCTGGAGAAGGAACGGCTCCCCCCGTCGTCGGAAGCCGCGTTCGAAACGCTCGTCCGCCGCGTGTCGCTCGACCTGATCGGCCTGCCGCCCACGCTCGCGGAGCTCGATGCCGCGCTCGCCGACGCCGCCGCCAACGGACGCGACGCCGCCTACGAGCATGTCGTCGATCGGCTGCTGGCATCGCCGCACTACGGCGAGCGGTGGGCGCGCCCCTGGCTCGACCTCGCGCGATATGCCGATTCGCACGGCTACGAAAAGGATCGCCTGCGCGTGATGTGGAAGTACCGGGACTGGGTGATCGACGCCCTGAACGCGGACATGCCGTTCGATCGGTTCACGATCGAGCAGATCGCCGGCGACATGCTGCCCGGCGCGACCGAGGCGCAGCGGATCGCCAGCGGCTTCCATCGCAACACGATGCTCAACCAGGAGGGGGGCATCGACGTGGAGGAAGCGCGCTGGGAGACGCTGGTGGATCGCGTGAACACGACGGCGACGGTCTGGCTCGGGTCGACCCTCGGCTGCGCGCAGTGCCACAACCACAAGTACGACCCGTTCACGCAGCGCGATTTCTACCGGATGCTCGCCTTCTTCGAGAACGTCGAGTACACGATCGCCGGGCAGGCGGGCGGCGATCGGTTCGCCGACGAGCCGCAGATCAGCCTCCCGACCGCGGAGCAGGAGACCCGCCGCAAGGCGCTGCAGGCGGAGTTGGACAAGCACAATGCCTCGCTCCGCGCCGACTCACCGGCGCGAGCAGCGGCGCAGGCGCGATGGGAGCAGAGCCTGCTCGCGGCAGAGCGCGCGTGGATACCGCTCACGGTCGAGCGGTTCGACTCGAGCGGCGGTTCGACCGGCGAGCGGCTTGCCGACAAGTCGGTGCTCGTGAGCGGTCCCAATCCCGCCGCCAATACCTACACCGTTGCCGCCAGGGCGCCCGTCCCCGGCATTACGGCGATCAGGATCGAGGCGCTGCCCGATGCGCGGCTGCCGGGCGGCGGGCCTGGACGCGATCCCTACGGCAACTTCGTGCTCAGCGCGCTCACCGTGACGACCGGCAACGGCGCATCCGTACCGTTGGCGCCGATCAAGACGGACGATGGGTCGGTGTCCTCTGCGGGGTGGGTGGTCGATGCGACGCGCGATCCGGCCGGGCGCGTGCGGCGCCAGGGGATCTTCGTTGCCGATCGGCCGCTCGGCGCCGCCGGCGCGGCGCTGCAGTTCTCGATCGTCACGACCGCGCCGGTCGGCCAGGGGCTCGGGCGATTCCGCCTGTCCGTCACCACCAGCCCATCGCCGCTGCGCGCGGTCAGCGTCGCCGCGCGTCTGCGCCCCTCGCTCCTCACGCCTCGCGCGCGGCGGACCGAGCAGCAGACCAGGGATCTCGCGGCCCGGTTCCGTGCCGTGTCGCCGCTTTTCAAGACAACCCGCGATCGCGTCGAAGCGCTGCAGAAGTCGCTGCGCGAGCTCGGCATCGTGAGCGCGATGGTCATGAAGGAGAAGCCGGGGTACGAGCGCCCTTCGACGTGGGTGCGGCGCCGCGGCGCCTTCCTCGATCGCGCAGAACAGGTGTATGCGGCGGTGCCCTCGTTCCTGCCCGCACTGCCGGACGACGTGATGCCGAACCGGCTGGGACTGGCGCGCTGGCTCGTGGACGAACGCAATCCGCTGACGGCGCGCGTGACGGTGAACCGCGCCTGGGAACAGTTCTTCGGCCGCGGCCTCGTGGAGACGAGCGAGGACTTCGGATCGCAGGGGGCGGCGCCGTCGCATCCCGATCTGCTCGACTGGCTGGCGGTGACCTTCGTCAAGCAGGGATGGCGGCTGAAGCCGCTTCACCGGCTGATCGTGATGTCGGCCACGTATCGGCAGGCGTCCGCGATCACGCCTCCGCTGGCCGAGCGCGACCCCGACAACCGGCTGTTCGCACGCGGGCCGCGGTTCCGCGTCGAGGCGGAGATGGTGCGCGACATCGGACTGACGGCGAGCGGTCTGCTGTCCCGCCGGATCGGCGGACCGAGCGTGTTCCCGCCGCAGCCCGACGGGATCTGGCAGAACCCGTACAGCAGCGATCGGTGGGTGCCCAGCACGGGAGAGGATCGCTATCGCCGCGGCCTCTACACGTTCCTGCGGCGGACCGCGCCGTACCCCGCGTTCACGACGTTCGACTCCACCAGCCGCGAGGCCTGCACCGTTCGCCGCGTGCGCACGAACACGCCGCTGCAGGCGCTCACGATGCTGAACGACGAGGCCTTCTTCGAGATGGCGGGTGCGCTCGGACGCCGGATGATGACGGAGCCCGAGATCGAACCCTCGGCCGACCCGGTCCGAGTGCGCGCGGCGTACGGTTTCCGGCTCGTGACGTCGCGCGCCCCGAAGCCGCAGGAGCTCGATCTCATCGTGGCGATGTTCCGGCGGCATCCCGACTGGACGCTCGTGGCGAACGCGCTGCTCAATCTCGACGAGACGATCACGAAGGAATGA
- a CDS encoding alpha/beta fold hydrolase: protein MKRQSTFTSRSVLFDAPPARIRPRGFWPTVLAAAALSTWSGSVACLWVSEPGLVFRAAQTREPPPRPGPGLLQLTTSDGVSLDALALTARPPSSYWILFCPPSGRTIHGSVRRQIESLRAAGYNVLAFDYRGFGRNRGTPSERGVYADAEAAYRHLTQDRGVAPARIILAGRSLGSAVAIELATRVPSAGLLLFSAIDSVPAVASRYWFWAPVGLLASQRFDSMAKAPRVTVPVVQVHAPGDWLVPIDAARALFGRFPVRGAMLQLPGGHNSVGFDVITGLTREGGYASMARADESLIRTLLELWPCR, encoded by the coding sequence TTGAAGAGGCAGAGCACGTTCACCAGCCGGTCCGTCCTCTTCGACGCCCCGCCGGCGCGGATCCGGCCGCGCGGCTTCTGGCCGACGGTGCTCGCGGCCGCCGCGCTGAGCACTTGGTCCGGCTCGGTCGCGTGTCTCTGGGTCAGCGAGCCCGGGCTCGTCTTCAGGGCCGCCCAGACACGAGAGCCCCCACCTCGCCCCGGTCCGGGTCTCTTGCAGTTGACGACCAGCGATGGCGTGTCCCTCGACGCGCTGGCCCTCACCGCCCGGCCCCCTTCGAGCTACTGGATCCTGTTCTGCCCGCCGAGCGGCCGCACGATCCACGGCAGCGTGCGGCGGCAGATCGAATCGCTCCGCGCCGCCGGCTACAACGTGCTCGCCTTCGACTACCGCGGTTTCGGGCGGAACCGGGGGACGCCGTCGGAGCGGGGCGTCTACGCCGACGCCGAGGCCGCGTACCGTCATCTCACGCAGGATCGCGGCGTCGCGCCGGCGCGAATCATCCTCGCGGGACGCTCGCTGGGATCCGCCGTCGCCATAGAGCTGGCGACGCGCGTCCCGTCGGCGGGACTGCTCCTCTTCAGCGCGATCGATTCGGTCCCGGCAGTCGCGTCGCGGTACTGGTTCTGGGCCCCGGTCGGTCTGCTCGCCTCGCAGCGGTTCGACTCGATGGCGAAGGCGCCGCGCGTGACGGTCCCGGTCGTGCAGGTGCACGCGCCGGGCGACTGGCTCGTGCCCATCGACGCGGCGCGCGCGTTGTTCGGCAGGTTTCCCGTACGCGGCGCGATGCTGCAACTTCCGGGCGGGCACAACAGCGTCGGGTTCGACGTGATCACCGGACTGACGCGCGAAGGGGGCTACGCCTCGATGGCGCGGGCGGACGAGTCCCTGATCCGCACGCTGCTGGAGCTCTGGCCCTGTCGCTGA
- a CDS encoding SurA N-terminal domain-containing protein, with amino-acid sequence MRRRDPLSIPSRRLLTSLAMMMLVGLAAGCQKKPAAVSADTWATVDGRPITRDDVEKAFRRTQDTAATLSPDEAMTLKLSLLNEMILQDVLLTKARALKIEVPDSEVDAAYAEGKKNLSDAAFEEELKKRNLGAADMREGVRRELLAKKLLDREVVSKVSVTDQDVTDFYNANRAQFTVAEESYRLAQIVVTPERGAQPANRTGNDAATPQEASFKVRMIMERLKTGTRFSDLAADYSEDPESAPRGGDLGLVPLSALKQAPEPLRNAVIGKTPGTVNLVTAGGIYTLVLVIAHEQAGERGLSTPGVKDGITQTLKDRKEQLLRTAYLSAARNDAVVVNHVARRIVEGNGKLQ; translated from the coding sequence ATGCGCAGACGCGATCCCCTCTCCATCCCTTCCCGCCGGCTCCTGACCTCGCTCGCCATGATGATGCTGGTTGGTCTGGCGGCGGGCTGCCAGAAGAAGCCGGCCGCGGTGTCCGCCGACACGTGGGCGACCGTCGACGGCCGGCCGATCACGCGCGACGACGTCGAGAAGGCGTTCCGGCGGACGCAGGATACCGCCGCGACACTCTCGCCGGACGAGGCGATGACCCTCAAGTTGAGTCTGCTGAACGAGATGATCCTCCAGGACGTCCTTCTGACGAAGGCGCGGGCGCTCAAGATCGAGGTGCCCGACAGCGAAGTGGACGCCGCCTACGCCGAGGGCAAGAAGAACCTGAGCGACGCGGCGTTCGAAGAGGAGCTGAAGAAGCGGAACCTCGGCGCCGCCGATATGCGGGAGGGGGTCAGGCGCGAACTGCTCGCCAAGAAGCTGCTGGATCGCGAGGTCGTGTCGAAGGTATCGGTGACCGATCAGGACGTGACCGACTTCTACAACGCGAATCGCGCCCAGTTCACGGTTGCCGAAGAGTCGTATCGGCTCGCGCAGATCGTCGTCACGCCGGAGCGCGGGGCTCAGCCGGCGAACCGGACGGGCAACGACGCGGCCACGCCGCAGGAAGCGTCGTTCAAGGTGCGGATGATCATGGAACGGCTGAAGACCGGGACGCGATTCTCGGATCTCGCGGCGGATTACTCCGAGGATCCGGAGAGCGCTCCGCGCGGCGGCGATCTCGGGCTGGTGCCATTGTCGGCGCTGAAGCAGGCGCCGGAACCGCTGCGCAACGCCGTCATCGGCAAGACCCCAGGGACCGTGAACCTCGTCACCGCCGGCGGCATCTACACGCTCGTGCTGGTCATCGCGCACGAGCAGGCCGGCGAGCGCGGGCTGTCGACGCCAGGGGTGAAGGACGGCATCACGCAGACGCTCAAGGATCGCAAGGAGCAGCTGCTGCGGACCGCCTACCTCTCAGCCGCGCGCAACGACGCGGTGGTCGTCAATCACGTCGCGCGGCGGATCGTCGAGGGGAACGGGAAGCTGCAGTAA